The window AGATCCCAAGCACTGCCGGAGGAGCTCTCGTGAGGCCGTTCCTGATCAATCGCCACGGACGGATGGTTTTCCCGTCCAGCTATTTCCCGGAGATGGACCTGTCCATGTTCGCGGGGCTGGATCAGTACGAGGCGGCCGTCCGGCGGGACTTCGACGAGAAGTCACCCACCGGGACCGACATCCTGGAGCGGGTCGAGGCCGGCAAATACACCAACCGGTTCGAGTTGTTGCGCGATGTGGCGCTGAATCTGTTCTGGGGCAACCGCTACACGCTGACCATGTACGAACCCCGCGCGATGCGCTGGCGCGACGTTCCGCGCAGGTCCGGTGAGGTCTTCATGCCGGTGCTCAAACCCTGGGTCGACGGGGCGCGCAAGATGGCCGCAGTCGCCGATTGCTACCAGGGCCTGCCCGCCGCGTGGGACGTCAAGGTCGAGGACGCGGTCCACGACATCCTCTGGGACATCTTCGGCAACAAGCTCTACCACGCCAGCAACCTGCCGGCGATCAAGCCGACGGTGGCCGAGCTGCTCGCCTCCGGCGACGCGCTGACCTACGTGCTGCCGAGCCACGACCCGGACTACCCGGTCTACAGCCAGCAGGAGATCCTCGACCACCACGCCGAGGTTGCCGAGCTGGAGTCACTCGGCCGCTGGGCCCGGGTGCTGCACAACCTGTACCCGTGGGACCGCTCGGCGGCCCGTCTGGTCAAGCTCTCCGAGGTCGGCGACGACGACTTCGTCGTCGTGTACGTGCCGCGCAACCCGGCCGTCACCGCGTTCATCGAGCGGGTCAAGGAGGGCACGACCGCGCCGGCCCGCAAGGTCGTCCCGGTCGAGGCGCAGAAGCCGGCGAAGCCGTTCCCGGCGCTGGACGTGCGCAGCAGGTTCAAGGTGCAGCCGAAGATCGCCTCGCTGGCCGCGCTGCGCGGTGAGCACGTCTGCACCAACGACGACGTCATCCGCAACTCGGCGTTCAACTGGTCGCCGATGAGCGCCACCCAGATCGCGGTCAAGACCGGCATCGAGTCGCGCTGCTACACCGCCCGCGAACTGGAGGACGTCGCGCTGGACGCGGCCCGCGCCGCGCTGCAGGGCTCCGGCTACGGTCCAGAGAAGATCGGCGCGGTCGTCGTCGCGACCTGCACGAGCAACCGCCTGATCCCGTCGATGGCCACCTACATCTCCGGTGAGCTGGGCATCTACCGCACCTACGCCTCCTACGACATGGTCTCGGCCTGCGCCGGCTTCTCGTACGGCCTGGCCGAGGGCGTGCGGCTGCTGCAGGAGGTCGAGCGCCCGGTCCTGTTGGTCTGGGCGGAGAAGTTCTCCGACAAGATCGGCAGCGTCCGCACGTCCCGGATGCTCTTCGGCGACGGTGCCGCAGCCGCGGTGCTCGCCCCGGCGCCGGCCGGCGAGCCGGGCGACATCGAGTACCTGCAGACCTATGCCAGCGGCCCGACGAGCGAGGTCAACTCGATCCTGTGGCCGAACCCGGAGTTCGACGGGAACATCACCGTCTACGGCCCGGAGGTGAAGTCGCTGGCCAAGCGATACCTGGCGCAGATGATCGAGGAGATGAAGAAGTTGGCCGGCCCGACCGGCACAGGCTCCTTGCTCGACGCGGTCGACGTGATGGTTCCGCACCAGGCCAACAAGGTGATGGTCTCCGACATCGCGCGCTCGGTGGACTTCCCGCTCGATCAGGTCTACTTCAACATCGAGCGGACCGGGAACCTGTCCGCGGCCAGCATTCCGCTGGCGATCCACGACGCGGTCGCCGACGGTGCCATCAAGACCACGTCGCGGATCTTCTGCCCAGGCTTCGGCGCCGGGGCCGTGGCGGGCTTCGCGGTGCTCAACCTCGACCCGTCGATCGTGGTCCGGGCCGATGACATCGTGCTTGCCGGGTCGACCTCCGCGCCGGCTACCCGCGGCAGCACGGTCGAGGACATCAGCCAGGCTTTCGTCTGACCTGTAAGGGAAAAACAGCTCGGCCCTGGTCCTGCGACCGGGGCCGAGCTGTTCGTGGTCCGTGCCGGCGTCAGACGGCCGAGCGACCGCCGTTGACGTGGACGGTGTGCCCTGTGAGTGCGCTGTCGGGCGTCTCGGAGGCCCGGGCTGCGTCACACGGCCGAGCGACCGCCGTTGACGTAGACGGTCTGCCCTGTGATGTGGCGGGCGTCCTCGCTGGCGAGGAACGCGACGACGGCGGCGATGTCCTCGGGCTGGGCGACGCGC is drawn from Sporichthyaceae bacterium and contains these coding sequences:
- a CDS encoding 3-oxoacyl-[acyl-carrier-protein] synthase III C-terminal domain-containing protein — protein: MRPFLINRHGRMVFPSSYFPEMDLSMFAGLDQYEAAVRRDFDEKSPTGTDILERVEAGKYTNRFELLRDVALNLFWGNRYTLTMYEPRAMRWRDVPRRSGEVFMPVLKPWVDGARKMAAVADCYQGLPAAWDVKVEDAVHDILWDIFGNKLYHASNLPAIKPTVAELLASGDALTYVLPSHDPDYPVYSQQEILDHHAEVAELESLGRWARVLHNLYPWDRSAARLVKLSEVGDDDFVVVYVPRNPAVTAFIERVKEGTTAPARKVVPVEAQKPAKPFPALDVRSRFKVQPKIASLAALRGEHVCTNDDVIRNSAFNWSPMSATQIAVKTGIESRCYTARELEDVALDAARAALQGSGYGPEKIGAVVVATCTSNRLIPSMATYISGELGIYRTYASYDMVSACAGFSYGLAEGVRLLQEVERPVLLVWAEKFSDKIGSVRTSRMLFGDGAAAAVLAPAPAGEPGDIEYLQTYASGPTSEVNSILWPNPEFDGNITVYGPEVKSLAKRYLAQMIEEMKKLAGPTGTGSLLDAVDVMVPHQANKVMVSDIARSVDFPLDQVYFNIERTGNLSAASIPLAIHDAVADGAIKTTSRIFCPGFGAGAVAGFAVLNLDPSIVVRADDIVLAGSTSAPATRGSTVEDISQAFV